A region of Papilio machaon chromosome 14, ilPapMach1.1, whole genome shotgun sequence DNA encodes the following proteins:
- the LOC106713954 gene encoding collagenase, with translation MGPLLFALCLLGGAAARQPVALPWDNYHESVGIPLASRIKETEDAWMSGDSVGSRIVGGAAAPVNGFPYLAGLLITFWNHAGTSACGASLLSSNRLVTAAHCWFHSLQANQFTVVLGSQYLFYGGTRVTTTNVIMHPQYVPRTLLNDVAMILLPTNVFLSNSIQPIALPDSNELWNQFNGQWAVAAGYGKTNDQQAGVSVNSFVSHVTLQVITVWQCQSVFGSTAQPSNICTSGAGGVGICGGDSGGPLVVNHNGRDILIGISSFVASNGCQLGFPSGFARVTSFYNFIMQYM, from the exons ATGGGTCCCCTACTGTTCGCTCTGTGTTTGTTGGGTGGTGCTGCTGCAAGACAGCCGGTGGCACTCCCATGGGACAACTATCATGAATCCGTCGGAATTCCTCTTGCCTCGAGGATTAAAGAAACCGAGGATGCTTGGATGTCGGGGGACTCCGTTGGATCCAGGATCGTAGGAGGTGCAGCTGCACCTGTTAATGGTTTTCCATATctg GCTGGATTACTGATCACATTCTGGAACCACGCGGGCACCTCAGCATGTGGAGCCTCCCTGCTCTCCTCCAACCGGTTGGTGACAGCTGCCCACTGCTGGTTCCACTCACTGCAAGCCAACCAGTTCACAGTAGTCCTTGGCTCCCAGTACCTCTTCTACGGAGGCACCAGAGTTACCACAACTAACGTAATCATGCACCCACAATACGTACCGAGAACTCTCCTTAACGATGTTGCCATGATCTTACTACcaactaatgtgtttttatcTA ACAGTATCCAGCCGATCGCGTTGCCCGACAGCAACGAATTATGGAACCAGTTTAATGGGCAGTGGGCCGTCGCCGCGGGTTACGGCAAGACCAATGATC AGCAAGCGGGTGTATCAGTGAACTCGTTCGTGAGCCACGTGACCCTGCAGGTGATCACTGTGTGGCAGTGCCAGTCTGTGTTCGGCAGCACCGCTCAGCCCAGCAACATCTGCACCAGCGGCGCCGGCGGTGTCGGCATCTGCGGCGGCGACTCCGGCGGTCCGCTCGTTGTTAACCACAACGGACGAGATATATTG ATCGGTATCAGTTCGTTCGTGGCCAGCAATGGCTGCCAGCTCGGCTTCCCATCCGGCTTCGCTCGCGTCACCAGCTTCTACAACTTCATCATGCAGTACatgtaa
- the LOC106713955 gene encoding brachyurin: MFAKLVVFSLLVTFSATDDCSEGNCVTKKNARMIGGIISEANSRPFQVALLLRVGVNGEQGFCGGALVHAEWVLTAAHCCFHNDQQVDNVQAVLGAHSLYDRYENGRRIVNIAEVIPHPDFVPDTFANDIALLKLANTIQLTETIETVRLPYLRISSYNFAGMGAVASGWGIAAEGVTFVSPTLREKLMTVMTDPLCNTSYFGQLPANTVCGYSGLAGTCKGDNGGPLTIVYNATEETILIGVASFVGAGGCSDDVPSVFTRVQRYLTWISDVTGIVID; the protein is encoded by the exons ATGTTTGCAAAGTTGGtggtattttctttattagtaACCTTTAGTGCAACAGATGATTGTTCAGAAGGTAATTGTGTTACGAAGAAAAATGCAAGGATGATAGGCGGGATTATAAGTGAAGCTAATTCCAGACCATTTCaa GTAGCTCTGTTATTGCGTGTTGGTGTGAACGGCGAGCAAGGCTTCTGCGGCGGCGCGCTGGTGCATGCAGAGTGGGTGCTCACCGCCGCGCATTGCTGCTTCCACAACGACCAACAAGTCGACAATGTACAG GCGGTACTCGGCGCGCACTCCCTGTACGACCGCTACGAGAACGGGCGCCGCATTGTGAACATAGCAGAAGTGATACCGCATCCTGACTTCGTGCCTGACACCTTCGCTAATGACATTGCACTTCTCAAGCTCGCCAATACTATACAACTCACCG AGACAATAGAAACAGTTCGTTTGCCGTACCTGAGGATATCTTCGTATAACTTCGCGGGCATGGGCGCTGTCGCCTCCGGCTGGGGGATAGCCGCAGAAG GTGTGACGTTCGTATCGCCAACGCTTCGTGAGAAGCTGATGACGGTGATGACGGACCCACTTTGCAACACGTCCTACTTCGGCCAGCTGCCGGCCAACACTGTCTGCGGGTACAGCGGATTGGCCGGCACTTGTAAG ggCGATAATGGAGGTCCTTTAACAATCGTCTATAATGCAACTGAAGAAACTATTTTG aTCGGGGTGGCTTCGTTCGTTGGCGCAGGCGGCTGCAGTGATGACGTGCCCTCCGTCTTCACACGCGTCCAGCGTTACTTGACCTGGATCAGTGACGTCACAGGAATCGTCATAGACTAA